One Oncorhynchus masou masou isolate Uvic2021 chromosome 18, UVic_Omas_1.1, whole genome shotgun sequence DNA window includes the following coding sequences:
- the sbk1 gene encoding serine/threonine-protein kinase SBK1, translating into MQDHGGDRQVASSVPHSVKASLSLSPSGPGQVGSGRGSPTSKVGYCGGGGVPVEDMQALAITSLSAADVAKHYEHIRKLGKGTYGKVDLVAHRTQGTKMALKFVTKSKTKLKSFLREYSLTGTLSCSPFIIKVLDVLFETEDSYVFGQEYAPAGDLFDIIPPQVGLPEEMVKRCMQQLGLALDFMHSKNLVHRDVKPENVLLFDRECRRIKLADFGMTRRVGCRVKRVSGTIPYTAPEVCRASRAEGFLVTTSLDVWAFGVLVFCMLTGNFPWEAALPADAFYEEFRRWQRAGCPTAAYPSQWRRFTDDALRMFQRLLAAEPEKRCGVKDVFCFVKYELVSELRRRASCRAKRGERSSSSGVCSASCTSNSSSSSTSSRSHRHPEPSTPPGTTSLLRPAPLKRSVLSDTHPPQEESPGQHHSSPGREKTKSQMVMATAIEICV; encoded by the exons ATGCAGGAccatggaggagacagacaggtcgCCAGCAG TGTGCCCCACAGCGTCAAGGCGAgcctgtctctgtccccgtcGGGGCCGGGCCAGGTGGGCAGCGGCAGGGGCTCTCCCACCTCCAAGGTGGGCTACTGCGGTGGTGGCGGTGTGCCTGTGGAGGACATGCAGGCTCTGGCCATAACCTCCCTGTCGGCTGCAGATGTGGCCAAACACTACGAGCACATTCGCAAGCTGGGCAAGGGCACCTACGGCAAGGTGGACTTGGTGGCACACCGCACACAGG GCACCAAAATGGCTCTGAAGTTTGTGACAAAGAGCAAGACGAAGCTGAAGAGCTTCCTGAGGGAGTACAGCCTGACGGGCACACTGAGCTGCAGCCCCTTCATCATCAAAGTCCTGGATGTACTCTTCGAGACCGAGGATAGCTACGTCTTCGGACAGGAGTACGCCCCCGCGGGAGACTTGTTCGACATCATTCCCCCCCAG gttggTCTTCCAGAGGAGATGGTGAAGCGCTGTATGCAGCAGCTGGGTCTGGCTCTGGACTTCATGCACAGCAAGAATCTGGTGCACCGTGACGTCAAGCCCGAGAACGTGCTCCTCTTCGACCGCGAGTGCAGACGCATCAAGCTGGCTGACTTCGGCATGACACGGCGAGTGGGCTGTCGCGTGAAGCGCGTGAGCGGCACCATCCCGTACACGGCGCCAGAGGTGTGCCGTGCCAGTCGTGCCGAAGGCTTCCTGGTGACCACCAGTCTAGACGTGTGGGCCTTTGGTGTGCTCGTCTTCTGCATGCTGACGGGTAACTTCCCTTGGGAGGCAGCGCTGCCCGCCGATGCCTTCTACGAGGAATTCCGCCGCTGGCAGCGAGCAGGATGCCCCACGGCAGCCTACCCGTCCCAGTGGCGCCGCTTCACTGACGACGCCCTACGCATGTTCCAGCGGCTGCTCGCCGCCGAGCCAGAGAAGCGCTGCGGCGTGAAGGATGTCTTCTGCTTTGTCAAGTACGAACTGGTCAGCGAGCTCCGACGCCGCGCCTCCTGCCGGGCCAAGAGAGGCGAGAGGTCCAGTTCGTCTGGCGTATGCTCCGCAAGCTGTACCTCCAACTCCTCTTCGTCTTCCACCTCATCACGCTCCCACAGACACCCAGAGCCCTCCACCCCCCCTGGGACGACCTCACTCCTGCGCCCAGCGCCCCTGAAGAGGAGTGTCCTCTCTGACACCCATCCCCCTCAGGAGGAGTCTCCTGGCCAGCACCACTCTTCTCCGGGCCGGGAGAAGACCAAGAGCCAGATGGTGATGGCTACTGCCATAGAGATCTGTGTCTGA